Proteins co-encoded in one Astyanax mexicanus isolate ESR-SI-001 chromosome 1, AstMex3_surface, whole genome shotgun sequence genomic window:
- the LOC125782646 gene encoding uncharacterized protein LOC125782646 yields MQYPEVTHEEEESVSDEPLEESPAKETGVNTEPGVTEDKRKRKLTEKGQELHNEKLKKLQRNFDKTYEKWKALAKEAKRALTLPNSNDVLREHQIQIHVADIDVKERYEDVRKHSVPDTDTQRRVDTCDAVSKQLIERLQVLQAEDADKHLSTVQAPWGNTGSVFSCKKDEVSMLSHPISGRVSKRSSVSSTKMQEAEAEFAATKATLKVLAEMEQEEKELERLEAENRRQLAQQEAENAQRQKLLEEKRRQLKRLEATKRMNAAKARLRVYERDVGSDEEISDLLHNHNMSDLPLKANALPRYSMPSQPASRLPTMNYEAPRPTSQVARPTSHENNTTMLAEAIAESINTSRLPVPEPPIFSGDPIRYKDWKMSFLTLIGRKNIPINEKIYYLRKYVTGAAKKAIEGYFLVGTEKAYDSAWDILEERYGNSFVVAKAFRDKLNSWTKIGPKDSIELREFADFLQGCQAAMGHIKGLEILNDCSENQRILSKLPDWLTARWNRKVMDFVEETQDFPSFHTFVEFVSREAKIVCNPMTSLHALKSRDAERAKPSKIRNVGARVLASSSEEKTDVEGQRGDAKGCMFCEKTNHGIQTCRKFKERPVKERVKYVQTKKLCFACLRPGHHSKSCERRSVCNTCNGRHPTCLHEDRAKADEGVQADRQRESGKPSKGKEMSKEPKHSDTESTTIEVTSIAMSNQVMHNGNSTYASTIVPVWLSTTRNPDVEVLIYALLDSQSDSTFILHERAEALDTQMDPVQLRLSTLASKQTVIPSHKLAGLQVRGFYSSKKIPLPVTYSRDFIPASLSHIPTPKTARAWSHLEHLAEEIAPLIDCEIGLLIGYNCSQALLPREIVSGKDDEPFAVRTDLGWSIVGCVNPCVDYGDAIGSSHRIIVKQVTPEVQSDSDLTSQVQYICRTQVKEVIVPTDVLKVLELDFSERNVEDAHFSQDDLLFITKMEEGIKTQRNGAREMPLPFKEDRPHLPNNLKCANHRLRCLKRRFEKDKKYHEDYVAFMKDIISCGDAEKVPESELQRDPCWYIPHHGVYHHQKPEKIRVVFDCSAKFEGVSLNDYLLTGPELTNSLVGVLCRFRKGPVAVMCDIERMFHQFRVRAEDQDYLRFLWWDNGDIESEPSVYRMKVHLFGAASSPGCANYGLKHVAAQGRGRFSEATIHFIERNFYVDDGLISVLTSEEAIRLVSEAR; encoded by the coding sequence ATGCAATACCCGGAAGTCACTCATGAAGAGGAGGAGTCTGTTAGTGATGAACCTTTAGAAGAAAGTCCTGCAAAGGAAACTGGAGTGAATACAGAACCTGGTGTTACTGAAGACAAGAGAAAAAGGAAACTTACTGAAAAGGGTCAGGAGCTGcacaatgaaaaattaaaaaaactacaaCGCAATTTTGACAAAACATACGAGAAATGGAAAGCTCTCGCCAAAGAGGCTAAAAGGGCACTCACCTTACCCAACTCAAACGACGTTCTACGTGAACACCAAATTCAAATTCACGTTGCTGATATAGACGTAAAGGAACGCTATGAGGATGTTCGCAAACACAGTGTCCCGGACACAGACACCCAACGTCGGGTAGACACCTGTGATGCTGTATCAAAACAACTCATTGAACGACTACAGGTTCTTCAGGCTGAAGATGCAGATAAGCATTTATCCACTGTACAAGCACCATGGGGTAACACTGGCTCagttttttcatgtaaaaaagaCGAAGTGTCCATGTTGAGCCACCCTATCTCTGGACGTGTTTCAAAACGCTCAAGTGTGTCCTCCACAAAGATGCAGGAGGCAGAAGCGGAGTTTGCTGCAACTAAAGCTACCTTAAAGGTTCTAGCAGAAATGGAACAGGAAGAAAAGGAGCTTGAAAGGCTTGAGGCTGAGAACAGGAGGCAGTTAGCGCAGCAAGAAGCAGAAAATGCTCAAAGACAGAAGTTACTAGAAGAGAAGCGCAGACAGTTAAAGCGTTTGGAAGCAACTAAAAGAATGAATGCTGCAAAGGCAAGACTGCGAGTCTACGAACGAGACGTAGGCTCAGATGAAGAAATATCAGATCTTCTTCATAACCATAACATGTCAGATCTTCCGCTTAAAGCTAATGCCCTTCCAAGGTACAGTATGCCTTCACAGCCTGCCAGTAGACTCCCCACCATGAATTATGAAGCTCCAAGGCCTACTTCTCAAGTTGCTCGTCCCACTTCTCACGAGAATAACACAACAATGCTTGCTGAAGCGATAGCAGAGTCCATAAACACAAGCCGCCTTCCAGTGCCAGAGCCGCCGATCTTTAGCGGAGACCCAATAAGATACAAGGACTGGAAAATGTCTTTCCTAACCCTTATAGGCCGAAAGAACATTCCCATAAATGAAAAAATTTACTACCTCCGCAAGTATGTCACTGGAGCTGCAAAGAAGGCGATTGAGGGTTATTTCCTGGTGGGCACTGAGAAAGCCTATGATTCAGCATGGGACATATTAGAAGAGCGATACGGCAACTCCTTTGTGGTCGCTAAAGCTTTCCGCGACAAGCTGAATTCATGGACAAAGATTGGACCCAAAGACAGCATCGAGCTGAGGGAATTTGCAGACTTCCTGCAAGGCTGTCAAGCTGCCATGGGTCATATTAAAGGTCTTGAGATCCTAAACGACTGCAGTGAAAATCAAAGAATtctcagcaagctccctgactgGCTCACGGCCAGGTGGAACAGAAAGGTAATGGACTTCGTAGAAGAAACACAAGACTTTCCTAGTTTCCACACCTTTGTTGAGTTTGTATCTAGAGAAGCCAAGATAGTTTGCAATCCGATGACTTCACTTCATGCTCTGAAGAGCCGTGATGCTGAAAGGGCAAAGCCATCTAAAATCCGCAATGTTGGTGCAAGGGTGCTAGCAAGTTCATCTGAAGAGAAGACAGACGTTGAAGGACAAAGAGGCGATGCTAAGGGATGCATGTTTTGTGAGAAGACAAACCATGGCATTCAGACATGTCGGAAGTTCAAGGAGAGGCCTGTCAAGGAGCGAGTTAAGTATGTGCAGACAAAGAAATTGTGTTTTGCATGTCTAAGGCCAGGACACCACTCAAAGAGCTGCGAAAGGAGAAGTGTTTGCAACACGTGCAATGGAAGGCATCCCACATGCTTGCATGAAGACCGTGCTAAGGCGGATGAAGGGGTCCAAGCTGATAGACAAAGGGAGAGTGGAAAACCGTCAAAGGGAAAGGAAATGTCTAAAGAGCCGAAACATAGTGACACAGAATCTACAACTATTGAAGTAACAAGCATAGCTATGTCTAACCAAGTTATGCACAATGGGAATAGCACATATGCATCCACAATAGTGCCAGTTTGGTTGTCAACGACAAGAAACCCAGATGTCGAAGTTCTGATATACGCTCTGCTGGACAGTCAGAGCGATAGCACCTTCATCTTACATGAAAGGGCAGAGGCTCTTGATACACAGATGGATCCAGTGCAATTAAGGCTTTCCACTTTAGCATCTAAACAGACTGTAATACCAAGTCACAAGTTAGCTGGGTTGCAGGTCAGAGGGTTTTACTCCTCCAAGAAAATCCCTCTTCCTGTGACTTATTCGCGAGACTTCATCCCTGCTAGTCTGAGTCACATTCCCACACCCAAGACAGCAAGAGCATGGTCTCACCTAGAGCACCTCGCTGAAGAGATCGCTCCTCTGATAGACTGTGAGATCGGTCTGCTCATAGGGTACAATTGTTCTCAAGCCCTGTTGCCAAGGGAAATTGTATCAGGCAAAGATGATGAACCCTTCGCAGTAAGGACCGATCTTGGCTGGAGCATAGTTGGATGTGTTAATCCCTGTGTCGACTATGGAGACGCTATTGGAAGCAGCCACAGAATCATTGTGAAACAAGTCACACCAGAGGTACAGTCAGATAGTGACCTAACAAGTCAAGTTCAGTACATATGCAGAACTCAAGTCAAGGAGGTCATTGTTCCGACAGATGTGCTGAAAGTGCTTGAATTGGATTTCAGCGAGAGGAATGTAGAAGACGCTCATTTCTCTCAAGATGACCTTCTCTTCATCACGAAAATGGAGGAGGGCATAAAGACACAAAGAAATGGAGCGCGCGAAATGCCATTGCCATTTAAGGAAGATAGGCCGCATCTGCCTAACAACCTCAAGTGTGCAAATCATCGCCTCCGGTGTCTGAAAAGGAGATTTGAGAAAGACAAGAAATATCACGAGGACTATGTTGCATTCATGAAGGACATCATATCCTGTGGAGATGCCGAGAAGGTTCCAGAAAGTGAACTCCAACGGGACCCTTGCTGGTACATTCCACACCACGGAGTCTACCACCATCAGAAACCAGAGAAGATCCGCGTGGTGTTTGACTGTTCAGCAAAGTTCGAAGGAGTGTCACTCAATGACTATCTACTCACTGGACCGGAGTTGACAAATTCTTTAGTAGGAGTCCTCTGTCGATTCAGGAAGGGCCCAGTAGCCGTGATGTGCGACATTGAGCGCATGTTTCACCAGTTTCGGGTCAGAGCAGAAGATCAGGACTACCTCAGGTTCCTTTGGTGGGACAACGGTGACATCGAGTCAGAACCATCAGTTTACCGAATGAAGGTGCACCTATTCGGTGCAGCCTCGTCACCCGGCTGTGCCAACTACGGCCTTAAACACGTCGCCGCACAAGGACGAGGTCGATTTAGTGAAGCAACAATCCACTTCATCGAAAGAAACTTTTACGTTGACGATGGCCTGATAAGTGTCTTAACGTCGGAAGAAGCCATAAGGTTGGTTTCTGAAGCCAGATAG
- the LOC125782458 gene encoding uncharacterized protein LOC125782458: MGKARVAPTKVTTVPRLELSAAVVAVRMSDMLRKELEIDAKEVFWTDSKVVLGYVNNDARRFHVFVANRIQRIKDSTRPDQWRHVSSGDNPADHASRGLRAKELIASNWFSGPDFLWCEELPSGNVEVEDVAAEDPEVRNVFVHKALATEDSVLNRFLKFSSWTRLVKAIARLIRLAKELKGSIPRTNEATSLQERSNAETTIISLFQGEAFTEEIQTLQNGKMLVKTSKLHRLNPFLDEQGILRVGGRLTHTDLHYHIKHPAVLPAKSHITRLLIQHHHQQVQHQGRGITVNRLRANGFWILGCSHAVSSCINKCVKCRRFRRSTENQKMADLPRDRMEETPPFAYCGIDCFGPFHVKDGRKESKRYGLLFTCLCSRAVHIELLEEMTTDFFIIALRAFIAIRGNVRQLRCDQGTNFVGARREFAEALKEMDQERLKILGCEFVMNPPSASHMGGAWERQIRTIRSVLTSILDQSSNRLDTASLRTYFYEVMAIINSRPLTAHLLNDPTGPQPLSPNHILTMKSSVILPPPGKFEREDLYLRKRWRKVQYLANEFWSRWCKEYLLNLQPRQKWQRKRRNAKVNDIVIVQDDAAPRTEWKLARVTMVYPAEDGCVRKLQLLISDSTLDKEGKRIGKPVYLERPIHKTVTLIEAE; encoded by the coding sequence ATGGGCAAAGCTCGTGTGGCCCCCACTAAGGTCACAACTGTGCCAAGACTCGAGCTGTCGGCAGCCGTCGTAGCTGTACGCATGAGTGACATGCTCAGAAAGGAGCTAGAAATAGATGCTAAAGAAGTCTTTTGGACGGACTCAAAGGTCGTCCTTGGATACGTGAACAATGATGCAAGAAGATTCCACGTGTTTGTGGCAAATCGCATCCAGCGGATTAAAGACAGCACCAGACCAGATCAGTGGAGACATGTGAGCTCAGGAGACAATCCTGCCGATCATGCATCGAGAGGCCTGCGGGCAAAGGAGCTCATTGCCTCCAACTGGTTCTCTGGTCCTGATTTTCTCTGGTGTGAAGAACTTCCCAGTGGAAACGTTGAGGTGGAAGATGTAGCCGCTGAAGACCCTGAAGTACGCAACGTCTTCGTACACAAGGCTTTAGCTACAGAAGACTCAGTGCTGAATCGCTTCCTTAAGTTCTCCAGCTGGACAAGATTGGTCAAGGCCATCGCTCGTCTCATACGACTCGCTAAGGAGCTAAAGGGTTCAATCCCAAGAACCAATGAAGCCACCAGTCTACAGGAGAGAAGCAATGCTGAAACTACAATCATTAGTCTTTTTCAGGGAGAAGCTTTCACGGAAGAAATCCAAACTCTCCAAAATGGGAAGATGCTCGTTAAAACCAGTAAGCTACACAGACTGAACCCTTTCCTTGACGAACAGGGAATCCTCAGGGTGGGAGGTCGACTGACGCATACTGATTTGCACTATCACATCAAACATCCAGCCGTTTTACCTGCTAAGAGTCACATAACAAGATTGCTCATTCAGCATCATCATCAACAAGTGCAACATCAAGGACGTGGCATAACAGTGAACAGGCTACGAGCCAATGGATTTTGGATACTTGGATGCAGTCATGCTGTGTCGTCCTGCATTAACAAGTGTGTCAAGTGCAGAAGGTTCAGAAGGTCTACAGAGAATCAGAAAATGGCGGACTTGCCGCGTGACCGCATGGAAGAAACACCTCCATTTGCGTATTGTGGAATAGACTGCTTCGGACCGTTCCATGTtaaggatggaaggaaggagTCGAAGCGCTATGGCCTGCTGTTTACATGCTTATGCTCTCGTGCAGTTCACATAGAGCTTCTTGAAGAGATGACCACAGACTTTTTCATCATCGCTCTGCGTGCCTTCATAGCCATACGTGGCAATGTTCGACAACTCCGCTGTGATCAAGGCACCAATTTCGTCGGTGCCAGGCGCGAGTTTGCAGAAGCCTTGAAGGAGATGGATCAAGAACGCCTTAAGATACTGGGCTGTGAGTTTGTCATGAATCCACCATCAGCAAGCCACATGGGCGGTGCCTGGGAAAGGCAAATTCGGACAATAAGAAGTGTGCTTACGTCTATCTTGGATCAGTCCTCCAATCGTCTCGATACTGCATCATTGAGGACATACTTCTATGAAGTAATGGCAATCATTAACAGTCGACCATTAACAGCTCACTTACTGAATGATCCTACGGGACCGCAGCCTCTTTCACCTAATCATATACTGACAATGAAGTCCTCCGTTATTCTTCCACCACCTGGAAAGTTTGAAAGAGAAGACCTCTATCTTCGGAAGAGGTGGCGCAAGGTCCAATACTTAGCCAACGAGTTTTGGTCCAGATGGTGCAAGGAATATCTGCTGAACTTACAACCACGTCAGAAATGGCAACGAAAGCGAAGGAACGCCAAGGTCAATGATATAGTGATCGTGCAAGATGACGCTGCCCCAAGAACTGAGTGGAAATTGGCAAGGGTCACAATGGTCTATCCTGCAGAAGATGGTTGCGTAAGGAAATTGCAACTGCTGATCAGTGATTCAACTTTGGATAAAGAAGGGAAACGCATTGGGAAGCCAGTGTACTTGGAGAGACCCATCCATAAGACGGTCACTCTGATTGAAGCAGAGTGA